In Thermodesulfobacteriota bacterium, the sequence GGTTGATATCATTAAAAAAGGTGGGAATTATGGTTGGGATATAATGGAAGGAACGATGTGTCATGAACCGCAGTTTGGTTGTGATATGACCGGACTTCAGACGCCTGTTTGGACGTACCCAAGGAATGAGGGCGTCACAATAATAGGTGGATTTGTGTACCGTGGCTCTGAGCTACCTGAGCTTTTCGGATCATATATATACGCTGACTTTGGCAGTGGTCGAGTATGGGCACTAAGTGTAGATGAGAATTACCAGCCTGTAGATAATGCAGAATTGCTACAATTTGATCCATTTAGGATAGTCTCATTTGGCGTGAATGAACACAATGAATTATTAATTTGCTCATTTGATGGCAGTATTTACAGATTAGCTCGGAGAGAGAATTTAATAACCAATATGAAAATCTTGAATTTACGCGTGGCCTTCTTAAATTCATAAGCTTATCGACAGGATTTAGAAATCGTGATCTAGGTAGGGGGACAATAATGGTAAAGCCATCTTATTTCCTCAGGTCCATAACGTTATGAAAACTAACAAACATTTAGATTCACCCTAGGTCTAACTAACTAATTTCCTGCAGCTTGTTGCCGGGAGTTTAATAAAAGCTATTTCGCTCCAATATAAAAGAATTGGTATATATAAGCCCGTTAAAAAGTGATATTCATCCTAAACGAAATAATGCATATATCTGATCAAGTTTTATTCAGATCTAACGCTGTATTATTTATGTCTATCAGATAAGATATTTGGGAAGATTGACCAAATTGATGCTCGAGTTATGATCAATAGATATTTATCTCTCAATCCTTATCGGAGGACAATTGATGGCATCTACAATTCTCTTACTTATATTATCCCTGGCTAATATTCAGGAAGTCATGAATTTATCTCTTCAAGACGTGAGAAGAATTGCGCTTGAAAACAATCGGGATATACAGATTCAAAGGAAGGACGTAGAGATTTCACTGGGAGAAGTAAAGAAGCAGAAGGGTATATTCGATCCTCTATTTAACATAAGTTCATCATATACGGATGGTACTACACCCACAACCAGTTCATTTATAGTGAGTGGTGAGGTCGAACAAAAGGAGTTTAATGCCCAGGCAAATGTGCAGGGCGATCTCCCTACGGGAACCTTCTATAACCTCTTTAATTTTTCCGTATCAAGGACGTCATCAAACTCTCCGATCGTCGATTTGTCTCCAAGTTGGTTCAATTCTCTCGGTTTTAACATAGGACAAGATCTACTAAAAAACTTCGGCACCAGCGTAAATTTGACACCAATCGTAGTAGCGAAGAGATCAAGCGAAATATCATATGAAGAATTAAAAAGAAGTATTTCTCAAGTCTTTCTAAACGTTGAGACTGGATATTGGAATCTCGTGGCTGCAAAAAGGAATCTTGAGTTAGCCCAGACTGCACTCGATCTTGCTAAAGACCTCCAAAGGAGAAATGAAATTCAGGTTGAGGTAGGGGTACTTCCCCCGGTAGCCGTTGTTGAAGCCAAATCCGAGGTTGCCGCACGAGAGGTGGATCTAATCAGGGCTGAGAATTCTCTAAAAGCGGCAGAGGATGCTTTGAAGAATATACTCGCAATCCCTCTATCCCAGAAGATTTCCGCGGTTGAAGAGCCTAAAACTGCATATCTGTCATTTGATGAGAGTCAGGTACTTGAAGAAGCCTATGAAAATAGACCCGAGGTCCAACAGGCAAAGCTGGACATTAAGAACAAGGAATCACTTAAGAAGTTTTATTCAAATCAGAGACTGCCTAGTTTATCCATACAGGGGAATATATTACTCGAAGGTTTGGGCGGTGACGAAAATCCAGATCGACTGAGCTTTGGCGACATGCCTGAACCAATCCCTGACAGGTTTTTGGGCGCTGGTAAATCATTCAACAGTTTATTTGGCGCTGATTTTCCAACATGGCAGGTACTGGGTGTTTTTAGTTTTCCTATCTTCAACCAAACAGCAAAGGGTGATTATGTAAAGGCATCTGCTGAGGCGGATAGAAGTGTAATAGCTTTTAAGAAGGTATTAGATAATATATCACTCGATGTCAGTAACGCAATAATAAATATTGAAGATAGTATAAGGGGTATACAGGCCGCAAAAGTGGCTGTGGAGCTCCGCGAAGAGGTTTTAAGAAACAATCAAGAAAGGCTGAATGTGGGTATTGGTACAACTAGAGATGTATTAGAAAGCCAGCGAGATTTGGTTAATGAGAAGTTTTTGGAGATTAGAGCCATAACATCTTATAATATTGCCCTTGCGCAGCTTGAGTTTGCAAGGGGAACTATACTGGAGTTTAGCGGTGTTAAGCTAAAAAATTAATGTCTAAAATGTCTTACACCTGTAAAAACCATGGCGATACCGTGTTCGTCTGCAGCCGCTATTGTTTCATTATCCCTTATTGAGCCACCCGGTTGTACAATCGCTGTTATACCGGACTTTGCTGCTTCGTCAATTCCATCACGAAATGGGAAAAAGGCGTCGGATGCAAGTACGGCCCCTTTTGTGGAAACTCTTGCCTTCATGGCAGCAATTTTTACGGAATCTATTCTGCTCATCTGCCCGGCACCGATGCCTATGGTCTGTCCATCGCGTGCAAAGACAATTGCATTAGATTTTACATGCTTACATACCTTCCATGCGAATTTCAGCGCCTCTATTTCTTCATCAGTGGGTTGTCGCTTAGTCTCTACCCTGAAGCTCTTAAAATCCTGCTCTCCACTAAGATCCCTGTCCTGAACGAGTATACCGCCTACTACCCTCTTTATATCAAAACCGCCTTGTATCGAATTTTTGAGGGGAGGTGTTTTCATAACCCTAAGATTTGACTTACTTGAAAGGATTGAAACCGCTTCATCGGTGTAGCCGGGCGCTATTACTACTTCAAGAAACATCGTGGTAAGCTCAGATGCTGTATGTTCGTCGACTTCCGTATTGAAGGCTACAATACCGCCAAATGCGCTTTCTGGGTCACATTTCCTCGCGGCGGTAAATGTTTGCAGTGAATTTTCTCCAATTGCGACCCCACATGGGTTGCTGTGTTTAACAATCACGCAGGCTGGATCGGAAAACTCCTTTACGGTTTCGAGTGCCGCATCCGTATCAAATATATTGTTTAGAGATAGTTCCTTACCCTGAAGTTGAAAAGAATTTGAGACACAGGCCTCTTCAAAACCCTTTTCGATATAAAAAGAGCCTTCTTGGTGTGGGTTTTCTCCATACCTGAGTCCCATTTTCTTTTCGAAATGCATGGTTAGATTTTGGGGGAATTTTGCTCTTTCTTTATCCACTTGAATAGATGATAGGAAGTTAGATATAGCGGCTTCATAACCTGCTATGTGGGAAAAGGCTTTGATTGCCAGCATGAAATTTGTTTCGATGGATATACATCCGTTATTTTCCCTTAACTCTTTAATTATGGTTGCATGGTCGTCATGGTTGACGATGACGGTTACGTATTTATAGTTTTTCGCTCCCGCACGCACCATTGTAGGACCACCTATATCTATGTTTTCTATCGCTTCGCTCAACGATACATTTTCATTTCTAATTACTTCGATAAATGGATATAGATTGACCACTAAAAGATCGATACTTTTTATGCCGTGTTTTTCCAGCTCCAGTATGTGAGTTTTATTGTCTCTTACTGCAAGAATACCGGCGTGTATTTTAGGGTGTAAAGTCTTTACCCTTCCGCCTAGTAGCTCTGGTGATTTAATGTAATCTGAAATTTCCGTTACATCAATCCCGGCGTCTTTCAAAGATTTTGCAGTCCCACCGGTTGAGAGTATTTCAATCTGGAACTTTTTAAGTTCCTTTGCAAGGTCTATTATTCCTTCTTTATTGGAAACACTGATTAGGGCTCTTTTTATTTTATTCATTTTTGAAACTCCTTCGGTTTAAGAAGTGAGTGAAAATTACCATGTCTTTTGAGAAATTGTCAATCTTTGCGTATAATGATTTTTAGCTAATTAAACTATTTAAAGTTAACTTTAAAGGGGATGGAGTATGTGATTAGGCTTTTGAAATTATTAACTTAAAGTGTGAGAGGGGAGTAATTTTAATGGATCAACGCGCATTGAAGCTGAAGGTCGGTTTTTTCGTTCTAGTAACATTTATAATATTGGTAATTTTTGTGTTTATCTTTGGGGGAGATAAGGTACTTTTTAAGAGAAGGTATAATCTGAATACCTCCTTTACCAACACTGCCGGCCTCACTCAGGGGGCTGCTGTAAGGCTGTCGGGGGTGCGAATCGGCAGCGTTAAGGATGTTGAATTTCCTAAAGATCCTGATATCAACCTCATCAAGGTTGTCATGGAGGTTAGTGAGGAGGGGATGAGAAGGATCAGTCCTGATTCCGTTGCAACAATACAGACTGAAGGACTGCTTGGAGATAAGTACATCGAAATAATAAGGGGAAAGAAAGAGCCTCCAAAGCAGATTCAAAACGACACCCAGATAAAAAGCTACACTCCACCCCAGGTTCAGGAGTTGATAGGTCAATCAGGGCTGTTGATCGATAATATTATAAGTATCTCACAGAGCATGGATAAGATTGTGAAGGGTTTTGGTAAACAAGAAAACATTGAGAATATAAATAAAACGATTGCGTCGCTTAGCAAGAGTGCTGAAGCCATCGAGAATAGCCTGAAAGCAATAGAAGATGGTAGAGGTGTACTTCATACTCTCATTTATGGCGGTAGGGATAAGTCTGGACAGGGGTTTGATGAAAATACACTTTTAAAAATTGACAGTGCCGTGACAAATCTCAATGATTTGATCGGCCAAATCCGAAAAGGCCCGGGCCTTTTCAATGCGTTGATTTATGATAAGAAATTGTCTGAAGAATTAGACAGCACACTATCGAATATCAGTTCTGCTTCAGATGATCTTGGTGGCCAAGATGGAATAGCACCTGAACTTAAAAAGGCTGCAACAAACTTCAGGGAGATAACGGAAATGCTTAAGGGTGGTGAAGGAACCATAGGTGCGCTCTTAATCGATCCTACCATATATGATAATTTAAAGGGCGTATTGGGCGAGGCTGATAGGAGTAGATTTGTTCGCGCTGCAGTCAAGTATCTACTGGATGAGAAGGCAAAGGATACGGAAAACCAATAGCTTGAGCTTAAAATTGCTCGAGCGGGCGACGGGACTCGAACCCGCGACCCCAAGCTTGGGAAGCTTGTACTCTACCAACTGAGTTACGCCCGCACTTAAAAACAAATTTATTCTAGCGCCACATAAAAGTCAACATTTGACGGTTGCTCAGTTTGTGGCTTGTTTTTTTCTTATCTTAAGTCACCAGTATTTCGCCACTTGTCGCGCCCGAATGTATTACTCGGGCATCCACTCCTTCTTGTCATCCTCGAATGCTCCCCACTAAAGGCATGTGAGGACAAGCGTTGTCGAAGATCTACCCCTGCTTGTCATCCCCGAGGATTTTTGTCGGGGATCCAGAGACAAAGAACATGGATTCCCTTTTAACATACAAATGGCAAGGGAGCGGGGATTCCCGATAGCGCTCGTGTCCAAATGTTGCGCTTTAAGGCATGCGCCCGAACGTTGTTATCGGGTGACATAAGCATATAAGTTCTACCGGGTAGCATCACGGAATGATAGCTTTATTCACTCCTTTAATGGTGTCCAAAATGATTAGAAATGAGTTGATCGAGCCTCGTAAAACAAGGCTTTTATACAGATAAAAACGCCTTTTTGAAATCGTTGAGATCTGTCGCATGGAACGACAAACCCAGAACTGTCATTGCTGTAAGTGTTAGATATTTCGTGGACAGAATTCTTACAATTTCATGAGTAGATTTATTTTCATTAATCCTTTTCAGAATGAAAAGGACTTAAATGGCCTTCCAAAAATTGCGTTAAGAAAAACAGAAACGAAGACGTGAAAAAAAATTTGTGGGTTGTGGTTGGATTAAATTTTTTAGTCGGAGTTTATGATTTTTAGCGAATTTTTGGGTAGCCTTGATTTTTGCTTCTTTGTATCAAGACAAAGAAGTTAGAAACGACAAATAACATGAATGAGGAAAACGCTCTTAAGGATTCTGTCCCCGAAACGTCTGGCATTTTCAATTGCGAGACTGGACTGAACGAAGCAATCTCTTATTTTAGACAAGTTTATACTCCATTAATGATTACTTAACATATCTTTCCAATTAGTGTATAAGTAAACATAAATAATGAACCGCGCTGAAAAAGTAAGACTGGAAAAGGCACTTAGCATCTACTTTAGTGAAATCCACAAGGTCTATACTGGAGGTAATTTTAGGGAAGAGAGTTTCTATCCATCATTAAAGACTCTCGTTCAGGAATGTTCAATTAATTTTATAACACAAGCAGGAACCAATGTATTAGTGCTGCCAAAAAAAACAGAAGTAGGGATTCCTGATTTTCTTATTGGTAAGAATGGAGAATTTGTCGGATATATTGAAGCTAAAACGCCTGATACCAATCTTAGTGAAGTTGAAGATTCCGAACAACTCAAAAGATATCGTGATTCTCTGCCAAACATTATTTTAACTAACTTCTTAGAGTTCAGGCTATATAGATACGGCAAGGCTATAGATAAGGTAGAGGTGGGAAGGCAATTTACTTTAAAGGATTTGAAACATCCTCCAGCGCCCGAGAAGTTAGATTTATTCTCTGAACTCTTGGAAAAGTTCTTCTCCTTTTCCACTCCTGTGATTCAGAAATCGTCCGATCTCTCCGTTGAACTTGCAAAGAGAACCAGATTCCTCGAGCACATCCTGCACGAGGAGCTTTCAAGGGACAACGAGGAAGTAACAAGATTATTCAAAGCCTTTCAGGAAGAACTGATAGAGACTTTGACAAAGGAGAGGTTTTCCGACCTTTACGCTCAGACTATTACCTATGGTCTTTTTGCTGCAAGGATGAAGGTTCAAAACGGATTTAAAAGGGAAACTGCCTGGAGGTATATTCCTGAAAGCCTGCCTCTACTTAAGGAGATTTTCTATTCTATGACTGGTCCTCATTTTCCTGAATCCCTGTCGTGGATCGTTGATGACATAAGCCACGTACTTGAGAAGGCGGATATCTCTTCAATCCTTAAGGAGTTTAAGATCACCAGATGGGATGAAGATCCCGTAATCCACTTTTATGAAACCTTTCTTGCAACTTATAATCCGAAGGAAAGAGAGCGGTTAGGGGTTTACTATACTCCTTTACCTGTGGTTTCTTACATTGTGAGATCTATTCATCATCTGTTAAAAGATAAATTTGGAAAGAGCGAGGGTCTTGCTACAAACGATGTTACCCTCCTTGACCCTGCTGCGGGGACTCTCACATTTGTAGTTCAAGCTATCAAGCAAGTCCAGATGGAATTAGAAGAAAAGAAAAAGATAGGACTCATTAAATCCTACATAGAAGAGCATATAATACCCAATTTCTACGCCTTTGAGATTCTTATGGCTCCCTATACTGTTGGACATTTTAAGGTCTCTATGGTATTGGAGGAAATGGGCTATCGGTTCAAGAAGGATGAACGGTTTCAGTTTTACCTGACAAATACCCTGGAGATGAAAGAACCAAAGCAGATAAGTTTCCTGATTGACCTTGCCAGAGAAGGGCTGGAGGCAAAGAGGATAAAGGAAAAAGTTCCAATTCTTGTTGTCCTTGGCAATCCTCCCTATTCGGTTAGCTCAGAGAATAAATCGGAGTTTATCGAAAGATTAATGGATTATTATAAAGAAGATGTAAGGGGTGAGAGAAATATCCAGCCGCTTTCAGACGACTATATAAAGTTCATTCGATTCGCCCACTGGAAAATCGAGCAGGGCGGCAAGGGCATACTGGGTTTTATCACCAACAACTCCTATCTTTCAGGAGTAATTCATCGAGGCATGAGGAAGAAACTTCTTGAGACCTTTGATGAGATCCACATCCTTAATCTCCATGGTTCTTCAAGGATTGGAGAAAAGACGCCCGAAGGCGGTAAAGATGAGAACGTTTTTGACATTCAGCAGGGAGTTGCAATAGCACTTTTTTTAAAGTATGGGGAGGGATGATGAAAAAGGGGGTAAAGAACTGGTTAGACTCCGCACAATATGACTTAGAAACCGCCGAGCATATGTTTAAAACGGGCAGATATATCTATACGGTATTTATGTGTCATCTTGCCCTCGAAAAAGTTCTTAAGGCAAAAGTCGAAGAGGTTACTGATAGAGCGGCACCTAAAACCCATGACTTAGAGTATCTTGTGGAACTTGCAAAATTATCTCCCGATGAAGACACAGAGAGATTTATTGTAGAGGTTACCAATTTAAGTATAGTTACAAGATATCCACGAGATTTTCAGAGAATACTTAAAGATTTTTCTCAGAAAAGAGCAGGGTTTATTTTGACAAAAACCAAAGAGGTCTTTCAATGGATAGGGAAATCTATCAAGTTATAAGTGAATATAAGAGAAGACTCCAATCGCTTGGAATCAAAGTTAAGAAAACATTTCTTTATGGTTCCCATGCAGTTGGTAAAGCTAGAGAGGATAGTGATATAGATCTGCTGGTTGTATCAGATGACTTTGAAAGCATGGATATCTGGGAAAGACTTTGTCTCTTAGGGCGTGCCCGCATGGGTATAAAAAGGCCGATGGAAATAATAGGGCTTACTGAAGAAGAGCTGGAGTCTGAAGATAGTAGTAGCTTTATCAAAGACGAGGTTAAATCAAAAGGTGTGGAAGTGATATGAGCGAAAAGAAGTTAGCCAGGGTATTCTACGCGGATCTCTGGGGATTAAGAGATGATAAATATAAATACCTTTTTAAGAGTGATGTGAAAACGACTAAATGGCAAGAGCTTGAACCCACTGCTCCTTACTACTTCCTTGTCCCCAAGGACTTCGCCCTGCAATCCGAATATGACAAGTTCTGGAAGGTGACGGAGATTTTTAAGCAATGGTCAAGTGGAGTTAAGACTCATAGAGACCATTTTGTGGTAGGGTATACAAAGGAAGAACTTGCACAACGACTCAGAGTATTTGGCGGTAATTTATCTGACGAGCTAGTCAAAGAGAGCCTGAATTTGAAAGATACAGGAAGTTGGAAGTTGTC encodes:
- a CDS encoding HEPN domain-containing protein gives rise to the protein MMKKGVKNWLDSAQYDLETAEHMFKTGRYIYTVFMCHLALEKVLKAKVEEVTDRAAPKTHDLEYLVELAKLSPDEDTERFIVEVTNLSIVTRYPRDFQRILKDFSQKRAGFILTKTKEVFQWIGKSIKL
- a CDS encoding PQQ-dependent sugar dehydrogenase, translating into ELILLEIDHRIQVEPGTCICGGQIAMGPDGYLYISLGVTSIANGQDTSNLFGSILRIDVDNPQNSLNYSIPPDNPFFSNNEGNREEIFAYGLRNPFRFSFDPETGLIWAGDVGEHGAEEVDIIKKGGNYGWDIMEGTMCHEPQFGCDMTGLQTPVWTYPRNEGVTIIGGFVYRGSELPELFGSYIYADFGSGRVWALSVDENYQPVDNAELLQFDPFRIVSFGVNEHNELLICSFDGSIYRLARRENLITNMKILNLRVAFLNS
- a CDS encoding TolC family protein yields the protein MASTILLLILSLANIQEVMNLSLQDVRRIALENNRDIQIQRKDVEISLGEVKKQKGIFDPLFNISSSYTDGTTPTTSSFIVSGEVEQKEFNAQANVQGDLPTGTFYNLFNFSVSRTSSNSPIVDLSPSWFNSLGFNIGQDLLKNFGTSVNLTPIVVAKRSSEISYEELKRSISQVFLNVETGYWNLVAAKRNLELAQTALDLAKDLQRRNEIQVEVGVLPPVAVVEAKSEVAAREVDLIRAENSLKAAEDALKNILAIPLSQKISAVEEPKTAYLSFDESQVLEEAYENRPEVQQAKLDIKNKESLKKFYSNQRLPSLSIQGNILLEGLGGDENPDRLSFGDMPEPIPDRFLGAGKSFNSLFGADFPTWQVLGVFSFPIFNQTAKGDYVKASAEADRSVIAFKKVLDNISLDVSNAIINIEDSIRGIQAAKVAVELREEVLRNNQERLNVGIGTTRDVLESQRDLVNEKFLEIRAITSYNIALAQLEFARGTILEFSGVKLKN
- a CDS encoding N-6 DNA methylase; the encoded protein is MNRAEKVRLEKALSIYFSEIHKVYTGGNFREESFYPSLKTLVQECSINFITQAGTNVLVLPKKTEVGIPDFLIGKNGEFVGYIEAKTPDTNLSEVEDSEQLKRYRDSLPNIILTNFLEFRLYRYGKAIDKVEVGRQFTLKDLKHPPAPEKLDLFSELLEKFFSFSTPVIQKSSDLSVELAKRTRFLEHILHEELSRDNEEVTRLFKAFQEELIETLTKERFSDLYAQTITYGLFAARMKVQNGFKRETAWRYIPESLPLLKEIFYSMTGPHFPESLSWIVDDISHVLEKADISSILKEFKITRWDEDPVIHFYETFLATYNPKERERLGVYYTPLPVVSYIVRSIHHLLKDKFGKSEGLATNDVTLLDPAAGTLTFVVQAIKQVQMELEEKKKIGLIKSYIEEHIIPNFYAFEILMAPYTVGHFKVSMVLEEMGYRFKKDERFQFYLTNTLEMKEPKQISFLIDLAREGLEAKRIKEKVPILVVLGNPPYSVSSENKSEFIERLMDYYKEDVRGERNIQPLSDDYIKFIRFAHWKIEQGGKGILGFITNNSYLSGVIHRGMRKKLLETFDEIHILNLHGSSRIGEKTPEGGKDENVFDIQQGVAIALFLKYGEG
- a CDS encoding MlaD family protein; protein product: MDQRALKLKVGFFVLVTFIILVIFVFIFGGDKVLFKRRYNLNTSFTNTAGLTQGAAVRLSGVRIGSVKDVEFPKDPDINLIKVVMEVSEEGMRRISPDSVATIQTEGLLGDKYIEIIRGKKEPPKQIQNDTQIKSYTPPQVQELIGQSGLLIDNIISISQSMDKIVKGFGKQENIENINKTIASLSKSAEAIENSLKAIEDGRGVLHTLIYGGRDKSGQGFDENTLLKIDSAVTNLNDLIGQIRKGPGLFNALIYDKKLSEELDSTLSNISSASDDLGGQDGIAPELKKAATNFREITEMLKGGEGTIGALLIDPTIYDNLKGVLGEADRSRFVRAAVKYLLDEKAKDTENQ
- the purH gene encoding bifunctional phosphoribosylaminoimidazolecarboxamide formyltransferase/IMP cyclohydrolase, whose amino-acid sequence is MNKIKRALISVSNKEGIIDLAKELKKFQIEILSTGGTAKSLKDAGIDVTEISDYIKSPELLGGRVKTLHPKIHAGILAVRDNKTHILELEKHGIKSIDLLVVNLYPFIEVIRNENVSLSEAIENIDIGGPTMVRAGAKNYKYVTVIVNHDDHATIIKELRENNGCISIETNFMLAIKAFSHIAGYEAAISNFLSSIQVDKERAKFPQNLTMHFEKKMGLRYGENPHQEGSFYIEKGFEEACVSNSFQLQGKELSLNNIFDTDAALETVKEFSDPACVIVKHSNPCGVAIGENSLQTFTAARKCDPESAFGGIVAFNTEVDEHTASELTTMFLEVVIAPGYTDEAVSILSSKSNLRVMKTPPLKNSIQGGFDIKRVVGGILVQDRDLSGEQDFKSFRVETKRQPTDEEIEALKFAWKVCKHVKSNAIVFARDGQTIGIGAGQMSRIDSVKIAAMKARVSTKGAVLASDAFFPFRDGIDEAAKSGITAIVQPGGSIRDNETIAAADEHGIAMVFTGVRHFRH
- a CDS encoding nucleotidyltransferase domain-containing protein, with amino-acid sequence MDREIYQVISEYKRRLQSLGIKVKKTFLYGSHAVGKAREDSDIDLLVVSDDFESMDIWERLCLLGRARMGIKRPMEIIGLTEEELESEDSSSFIKDEVKSKGVEVI